Part of the Paludisphaera borealis genome, GCCGGCGTCCTGTTCCTGGGATGCCTGGGCTCGGTCGAGCTTTGGGGCAAGCGCGAGCAGCGGCTGGCCGCCGAGGTGCTCGACACGGTCGTCGACGGCCGCTGGCTGGTCGCGCGGATCCAGGGGCGGCCGCGCCTGGAGAAGCCTCCTCTCCCGAGGTGGACCGCCGCCGCGCTGGCCGTCGTCTCGGGGCGTTGCGACGAGTGGACCGTCCGCCTGCCGGGCGCGCTCGCGGCTCTGGGGACCGTCGGCCTGACCTACCTTCTGGGGTGCCGGATCGGCGGTCGATCGCTCGGTCTCTGCGCGGCGATGGTTCTGTGCACCACCCCCCTGTTCATCAGCGAGTCGCGACAGGCCGGACAGGATGGTCCCCTCGCCCTTTACACGACGCTGGCCCTCTATGCGGCGTACCGCATCCTCGAACCCGCGTCGGAAGGCGGCCGGCGCTGGGCGATCGTGTTCCACGTCGCGCTCGGGCTCGGGTTCCTTTGCAAGGGGCCGATGATCCTGATGATCGTGGGCGCGACGATTATCCCGTACGCGATGCTGGGCCGTCGGCTCGGGCGGGTCGTTCGCCTGCTGGCCAACCCCTGGGGCGCGTCGGCGTTCCTGGCCCTGGCGCTTTGCTGGCCCGTTCCGGTGTGGCTCGCCGATCCCAACGCGGTGGGCGTCTGGATCACCGAGATGGGACAGAAGACCGGCGCGTTGCCGATCGCGCATCGCGAGCGGTCGCACTTCCTGCTGGAGTGGCCGGTCCTGGTTCTGCCCTGGCTGGTCGCCGGACTGTCGGGCGTCATCCTGCCGTTTCGCCGCGACCGCGACGACGCGACCGACGAAACGGCGGTCGCCGCCGTGTGGTTTCCCTGGTTCTGGTCGATCGGGACGCTGCTGCTGCTGAGCACCTGGGCGGTGGCGAAGCCCAACTACTATACGCCCTGCTTGCCGGGCTGGTCGCTGCTGGCGGGCATGGCCTGGCTCCGCCTCGATCGGCTGGCCCTTGATCCCGAGGCGAAAGGACGGCGTCGAGCGCGTGTGGCGATGCTCCTTCAATGGGGCGTCTGGCTGGCGATCGGCGCGTTGATCCCGGCGATCCCCGGTCGCTGGTTCGCCGACGTCGCTCCGGGATGGTTCGCGACGGCGGCGGTCGCCCTGACCGCCGCCGCGGTCGCGGGCGCCTGGATCGGCCGCCGAGGCGGCGGCGGCGGCGCGCTCGCGCTCTTGCCGGTCACGGCCGCGACGGCCCTCGGCGTCGTGATCGGCTACGGCGTCATCGCGCCCGAAGAGAACGCGACGCGCGGGCATCGCGACGTCGCCGGGCGGATCGATCGGCTGATCCCCGCCGAGATCGACACGCTGTCGTTCTTTCACGAGCTGGACGAAGGGCTCTGGTT contains:
- a CDS encoding ArnT family glycosyltransferase, whose protein sequence is MPIAGDTIVASDGARRWLPEAAVTLLAGVLFLGCLGSVELWGKREQRLAAEVLDTVVDGRWLVARIQGRPRLEKPPLPRWTAAALAVVSGRCDEWTVRLPGALAALGTVGLTYLLGCRIGGRSLGLCAAMVLCTTPLFISESRQAGQDGPLALYTTLALYAAYRILEPASEGGRRWAIVFHVALGLGFLCKGPMILMIVGATIIPYAMLGRRLGRVVRLLANPWGASAFLALALCWPVPVWLADPNAVGVWITEMGQKTGALPIAHRERSHFLLEWPVLVLPWLVAGLSGVILPFRRDRDDATDETAVAAVWFPWFWSIGTLLLLSTWAVAKPNYYTPCLPGWSLLAGMAWLRLDRLALDPEAKGRRRARVAMLLQWGVWLAIGALIPAIPGRWFADVAPGWFATAAVALTAAAVAGAWIGRRGGGGGALALLPVTAATALGVVIGYGVIAPEENATRGHRDVAGRIDRLIPAEIDTLSFFHELDEGLWFYLRGRRLAPVPGSQPRYSDSYDRLATADSRIPLDGPGRRIPESRKILADWLDRRSGAAEYLLLRDKVYKPLAPDLDRVADLVFRESGSKRNGLILLRINHAPDPAVDPVIR